A region of the Mesoterricola sediminis genome:
GAGATCGCCGGGGCCGCCAAGTTCACCTCCAAGCTGGACAACGGGCTCTCCTTCGGGGCCCTCGCCGCGGGGGTGGAGAACGCCCGCGGCACGGTGCGGGAGGCCGACGGGTCCACCCACGGGCTGGCCCTGGCGCCCTTCACCTCGTATGCCGCCTTCCGGGGCTTCCAGCGCCTGGACGAAGTGGGGAGCGGCGTGGGGGTCTTCGCGTCCCGGGTGCGGGAGGCGGATCCCGCGGGGCGCTCGGCCTTCGTGGGCGAGGCCGACGGGGCCCTCAAGAGCCGGGACCGGAGCACGGTGTTCGAATGGAGCCTGGCCGGGAGCCGCGCGGGGGTCCACGGCGAGGAGGCCTCCGGCTCCAAGGCCTACGTCCGGGTCAACCGGCGCTGGGCCTCGGGCTGGCAGATGGAGTTCAACGCCGACAACACGACGAAGGCCTTCAACCCCAACGACCTGGGCTACCTGTCGCGGGCGGATCAGCAGCGGGGCTACTTCAGCCTGGTCCGCCAGTGGGACACCACCCTGGGCCGGACCCGGAACTGGCAGCTGGGCGCCGACGTGTGGTACGGCCGGGACCAGGCCGGGCGGGCCTTCTCCCAGGGCACCAGCGCCTGGGCCCGCATGGACCTCACCACGTTCTGGTCCTTCTGGGGCAGCACCTGGACCAACCTCCCCCTGGAGGATGACCGGGAGCTCCGCACCTGGAGCGATCCCGTCAAGAAGTACCTCCGCCGGCCCCGGAGCAACGGGGTCAACCTGGGCTTCGACACCCCGGGCAACCGCCCGTGGTACGTGCGCATCAGCGCCGACCGGTCCTGGTACCCGGGCGGCCCCACCACGACCACGTCCTGGTCCCAGTCCATCAAGCTGGGCGAGTCCTTCGAGGTGAACACGGACACGAGCTGGGTCCAGGCCGAGGGCGAGCAGCGCTACCTGGAGACCCAGGGGACGATCCCCGTCGTCGGCCTGCGCCGCATGTCCCAGTTCAACGAGACGGTGCGCGTGGCCTACGCCTTCAATCCGCGCCTCTCCGTCCAGGTCCTCAGCCAGTGGCTGCTGGCCAACTGGAATTTCCGGGACACCCAGGCCTACGTGGACGACGAGACCCTGGCCCCCGCGGCCCCGGCCGGCGACACGGCCTTCTCGGACCGCCTCTGGAACGAGAACCTCATCGTGCGGTGGGAGTTCAAGGCCGGCTCCACCCTGTTCTTCGTCTACACCCACGGGGTGGCCACCGACGCCCTCGTGAACGACCGGGGCTCGCTGAGCCCGCGCTCGGACATCTCGGTCCTGGGGCGGCTGCCGTCGGACGACGTGTTCCTGGTGAAGCTGAGCTGGCTCTTCCGCTGATCAGAGCCAGCGCAGGGTCAGGTCCACCAGGCGCCGCACGAACCGGGTGTAGGGCGGGTACATGAGCTGGATGGGGGCGAAGCGGGTCCGCTGGCGGAGCACCGCGCGCTCGTTGGAGAAGGCCAGGAAGCCGTGGTGCCCGTGGGCCTTCCCGAAGCCCGAAGCCCCGACCCCGCCCGCGGGCAGGCCCGGGTGGGCGAAGTGGAGCACGGTGTCCCCCACGCAGGCGCCGCCGGAGGCGGTGCCGGCCAGGATCGCCTCCGCCCCGGCGCGGGTGCCCGTGAAGACGTAGAGGGCCAGGGGCGGGGGGCCCGTGATCACGCGCTCGCGGGCGGCGGCCATGGAGGGCACCGGGATCACGGGCAGGATGGGCCCGAAGATCTCCTCCCCCATGAGGGGGGAGTCGGGGGGGACGTCGGCCACGAGGGTCGGGGCGAAGTAGCGGTCCGCCTCGTCCCAGTCGCCGCCGAGGACGACCCGGCCCGAGGGGGGCGCCAGCAGGGCCCGCAGGCGGTCCAGGTGGGGCCGGGAGATGATCCGCGCGAAGTCCGGGCTGGCCCGGCGCGCCTCCGGCGTGGCGCCGTAGGCCGTCCGGACCGCCCGGGCCAGGGCCTCCACCAGGGCATCGTGCACGGAGGCGTGGACGAACACGTGGTCGGGGGCCACGCAGGTCTGGCCGGCATTGATGAACTTCCCCCACACGATCCGCTTGGCCGCCGTCTCCAGGTCCGCGTCCGCGTCCACGAAGACCGGGGACTTGCCGCCCAGCTCCAGGGTGACGGAGGCGAGGTGCCGGGCCGCGGCCTCCATGACGATCCGGCCCACCCGGGGGCTGCCCGTGAAGAACACGTGGTCGAAGGGCAGGTCCAGCAGGGCCTGGGCGGTCTCCGGCCCGCCCTCCACCAGGTCGACCTCCCCGGGGGGGAAGACCTCGGCCAGGAGGCCGCGGAGGAAGGCGTTGGTGGCGGGGGTGGCCTCGGAGGGCTTGAGGAGCGCGCAGTTGCCGGCGGCGACGGCGGAGACGAGGGGGCCCAGGGCGAGGAGGAGGGGGTAGTTCCAGGGGCTGAGGATGAGGACGACCCCCTTGGGCTCCGGGCGCACCTGGGCGGAACTGCCCAGGAAGGACAGGAAGAGGCCGCCGGACCGGGGGCGCATCCACCGGCCCAGCCGCTTTACCGCCATCCGGATCTCGGTGAGCACGGGGTAGAGTTCCGTGAGGTCCACCTCCGCGGGGGCCTTGCCGAAATCGGCGGCGAGGGCGGCATGGGCCTCGGCCCGGCGGGCCATGAGGGCGTCGAGAAGGGCCACGAGCCGGCGGCGCCGCAGGTCCGCGGTGGTGGCCGCCTGCCGCCAGCGGTGGGCCCGCAGCGCTTCAAAGCGGGCGTGGAGATCCTGGGGGGGCGTCTCGGGCATGGGGGGCTCCGGCGGCCGGTTCCCGCGGGGAAGGGCACGGGATAAGATAATCGCGCTTTCAGCCGGGCGACAGGCCTGAAGCCCCGCCATGCCTGAGCGCACTTCCGACGCGAAGGGGGAAGCCCTGCATCGGCATTGGGGCAAGATGGGGGAGACCCCGGTCCCCATCGGGATCGCCCCGAAGCCATCCTGCCCGCTGCCCTCAGCGTCCAGACCGTTCCAGGAGTTCCATGCACGGCGCCTCTTTCCTCTTCCTCCTCCTGGCGGCGGCCGCCGGTGCGGGCCTGGCGGTGGCCGGTTGGCGTTCCCGCCGGCGCCTGCGGGCCCGGGAGCCCCATCCCCCGGTCCCCGCGTCGGCGCCCTGCGAGGTTCCGGCGGCCCCCGCGGCCGGGGGTGGCGCGGCCGCCTGGGTCCTGCCGGGGATCCGGACGGAACTGGGCCTGGGCTACTGCGCCGGCCGGGAGGACGTCTACCGCCGCATGCTGGAGCGGTTCCGGGACGGGAAGGCCCGGGCGGGCGCGGACCTCCGCCAGGCCCTGGGCGCGGGGGACCTGGAGACCGCCCAGCGTCTGGTCCATACGCTGAAATCCACGGCCATGACCCTGGGAGCGGAGGCCCTGTCCTGGGCCGCCCGGGACCTGGAGGAGGCCCTCCTGCGGGGCGGGAGGCCGCCCGAGGCGGCCGTGGCGTGTTTCGAGGCCCGGCTGGAGGTGGTGGTGGAGGGGCTGCGCAAGGGGCTGGGCGAATAGGAAAAAGCGGCCTGTTTCGAAATTTTAATAACTGGGAAAAACCTAGGAATGACTTGTATGAATGCCAAGTTGGCACTTATGAGCTTGATTCTGTCGTTCGATCGTATTAATGCCTGTTTTCAAGAATTCAATTAAGAGCCAGCGCTCTGGTTTGCTTCTGTATAAAGGACTTGGAAATGGGGAAGGGCCGGGGCGGCCGCGCCGGGGAGGGTTCCGGGACGGAGGGGTTTGTATTAGCCTCTTGTTTCAATTGGCAACATATTCATTCCTGATCGTGAATTTCCTGGCCCCGCGCGGTTCCCCGTTGGAGTTCGCTTGATCCACCCTCGGTCCCCCCAGCCCGATGTTCTGAGCCGCTCCGGGCTGCCTGCGCTGGCCTTCCTGGCGCCCTGGGGGCTGTCGGGATTCCGGTGGCCCGGTGCCTTGGCAGGCGTCCTGGCGGCCGGCTGCACCGTCGCCGCCCGGCGTTTCGCCACCCAGGCCCCCGCGGCCGGCGCCCCCCCGGCGCCCGTCCCGGAGGCCCCCGCGCCGGCGCCCGGGGCGGCCCCCCTGGCCCAGGTGGCCCAGGCCGTGGTGCCGGTGTGGGCGGGGCAGACCGCCGAGGCCCGGCAGCAGATGGAGGAGGCCATCCGGGGCCTGGCCTCGCGGTTCGCGGGCATGCACGGGGAGCTGCGCAAGGCCCTGGACACCTCGGGGCTGGAGAGCAACCGGGAGCTGCAGGGAATCATCGACCGGGGGTCGGAGGCCCTGGCGGGGGTGGTGCGGGACCTGGCGGAGGGGGCCCGGGCCCGGGCCGTGGTGCTGGAGAAGATCCGGGGGCTGGCGGCGATCACGGAGGAGCTGCGGGCCATGAGCGAGGAGGTGGCCTCCATCGCCAACCAGACCAACCTGCTGGCCCTGAACGCGGCCATCGAGGCGGCCCACGCCCGGGAGCTGGGGCGGGGCTTCGCGGTGGTGGCCGACGAGGTGCGCAAGCTCTCGGAGCGCTCGGGCACGACGGGGAACGCGATCACGACCAAGGTGGCGTGGGTGAACCAGTCGCTGCTGGAGACCCTGCGGGAGACGGAGGCCTTCGGGGACCGGGAGGCGGAGGTGATCCACCGGGCGGAGGCGACCATCCACCGGGTGGTGGAGGACATCCAGGCCGGGGCGACGGACCTGTCGGGTTCGGCGCGGCGGTTCGAGGAGGCCGGGGAGGACCTGGGCCGGGAGATCTCGGGGACGCTGGTGCACCTGCAGTTCCAGGACCGGGTCTCGCAGATCCTGCAGAGCGTGATCGCGGACATGGAGAAGTTCGCGGCGGAGGTCGCGGGGGGCGGGGCGCTGGACGCGGCCGCGTGGCTCCGGGACCTGGAGCGCACGTACACGACGCTGGAGCAGCTCGCCGTGCACCACGGCGAGGGCGCGGGGGCGTCCGACGAATCCGACATCACCTTCTTCTGAGTGGAGCCATGGCCAGGACGATCATGATCATCGACGATTCCGTGAGCCTGCGGCAGGTGGTGGGCATCGCCCTCGCCGGGGCGGGCTACGAGGTGATCGAGGCCTGCGACGGCCAGGACGCGCTGTCGAAGCTCACGGGCCAGAAGGTGCACCTGATGGTGTGCGACGTGAACATGCCCAACATGGACGGGATCACGTTCCTGAAGACGGTGCGGACGCTGCCGGCCTACAGATTCACGCCGATCATCATGCTGACGACGGAAGCGGGCGAAGAGAAGAAGAAGGAGGGCCAGGCCGCGGGGGCGCGGGCCTGGGTGGTCAAGCCCTTCAAGCCCGAGCAGCTCCTGATGGCGGTTTCCAAACTCATCCTTCCCTGAGGTGTTGCCATGCTGACGTTCACGCGGTCAGGTTCCACGCTCAAGCTCGAGGGCGAATTGACCATTTTCGAGGCGGCCGAGGCCCGGGCGCGGCTCCGGGAGGAGCTGCGCCAGGCGCCCCTGGAGCTGGACCTGTCCGGGGTGGCGGAGGTGGACACCGCCGGCATCCAGGTCCTGCTCTGGCTCAAGCGGGAGGGCCAGGCCGCGGGGACCCCCGTGCCCTTCGGGAACCACAGCCCCGCGGTGGTGGAGGTCCTCGACCTGCTGCGCCTGGCCGGGGCCTTCGGCGACACCCTCCTCCTCGCCCCCACCCAATCCCCTTCCTGAGGACCGCGCCATGGACATGGATCAGGTCAAGCAGACGTTCATCACGGAGTGCCAGGAGCTCCTGGCGGCCATGGAGGAGGCCCTCCTGGGCCTCGAGGCGCAGCCGGACCCCGCCGAGTCCATCAACGCCATCTTCCGGGCGGTGCACACCATCAAGGGGTCGGCGGGCCTCTTCGGCCTGGATCCCATCGTGCGGTTCGCCCACGCGGTCGAGTCGGTCATGGACCGGGTGCGCGGGGGCCAGCTGGCCCTGGACGGCGACCTGGTGGGGCTCCTCCTGGCCTGCCACGATCACCTCGTGGTCCTCATCCAGGAGGGCACGGACGCCGAAGGGCAGCTCAGCCCGGAGCTCGGCGCGGAAGGGGACCGGCTTCTGGAGGCCCTGGTGCCCTGGCTGAAGGGGGAGGTGGCGACGGCGGCCATCCGGCCTGAACCCACGGGCCATCCGGCCGCGGGCCGCGATCACTGGCACCTGTCGGTGCGCTTCGCCCCCACGGTGCTCCAGACGGGCATGGACCCCCTGTCCTTCGTGCGGTATCTGGGCACCCTGGGCCGGATGGTGCACATGCACGCCCTCCTGGAGGGGCTCCCCGCCGGGGAGGCCTTCGACCCGGAGCAGTGCTACCTGGGCCTGGAGATGGACCTGGAGACGGACGCCGACCGGAAGACCCTGGAGGACGTGTTCGAGTTCGTGCGGGAGGAGAGCCAGGTCCGGCTGATCCCGCCCCAGGCCAAGGTGGAGGCGTACCTGGCCCTGATCCGGGAGCTGCCCGACGAGGAGCACCTGCTGGGCGAGATCCTGGTGGCCGGGGGCTGCATCACCGAGTACGACCTGGCCGAGGCGCTGCGGGTGCAGCGGGAGGCGGAGGACGGCCGGAAGGTGGGGACGATCCTCGTGCAGGACCAGGACGTGCCGGCCCCCGTGGTGGCGGCGGCGCTGGAGAAGCAGAAGAAGGCCCAGGACCGCCAGGCCGGGGAGCTGAAGATCGTGAAGGTCTCGGCGGACAAGCTGGACAAGCTCGTGGACCTGGTGGGAGAGCTGGTGATCGCCGGGGCCAGCGCGCAGACCCGCGCGGCGGGGGCCCGGGACGGATCGCTGCTGGAGTCCCTGACGGTGGTGAACAAGCTCGTGGAGGAGATCCGGGACAACGCCCTGAGTCTGCGGATGGTGCAGATCGGGGAGACGTTCGCGCGGTTCCGGCGGGTGGTGCGGGACGTGTCGAAGGAGCTGGGCAAGGCCATCGACCTGGAGGTGCAGGGGGCCGAGACCGAGCTGGACAAGTCGATCGTGGAGAAGCTGGCGGACCCGCTGATGCACATCGTGCGGAACGCCATCGACCACGGGATCGAGACGCTGGAGGTGCGTCGGGCGCGGGGGAAGCCGGATACGGGTTCGCTGGCGCTGAACGCGTTCCACGAGTCGGGGAGCATCGTCATCGAGGTGAGCGACGACGGCGGCGGCCTGGACCGGGCGCGGATCCTGCGGAAGGCCGTGGAGCGCGGGCTGGTGCAGGAGGGCGCGGAGCTGTCGGACGCGGAGATCAACGCGATGATCTTCGAGCCGGGGTTCTCCACGGCGGCGGCGGTGACGAACCTGTCGGGCCGGGGCGTGGGCATGGACGTGGTGCGCCGGAACATCGACGAGCTGCGGGGCACGGTCGAGGTGGAAAGCTACGAGGGCGCGGGCACGACGATCCGGCTGCGCCTGCCGCTGACCCTGGCCATCATCGACGGCTTCATGGTGACCGTCGGGGAGGCCACGTACGTGGTGCCCCTGGACATGATCATCGAGTGCCTGGACCTGGGCCCGTTCCTGGAGTCGGAGGAGAACCACCTGATCAACCTGCGGGGCGAGGTGCTGCCCTTCCTGCGGCTGCGGGAGGTGCTGGGTTCGCCCGGGGAGCGCCCGGCGCGGGAGCGGGTGGTGGTGGTGCAGTTCGGGGAGACCCGGGCGGGCATCGTCGTGGACCGGCTGCTGGGAGAGTTCCAGACGGTCATCAAGCCGCTGGGGAGCCTGTTCCAGCACCTGCGGGGCGTGGGCGGGTCCACGATCCTGGGCTCGGGCAAGGTGGCCCTGGTCCTGGACGTGCCCGAACTGGTCCAGCTCGCCGTGGGCGGGCGCAGTCAGCCCGGCCGCATCCTCCCGGCCCTCGCCCAGGGCTCCTGATCCATCCCCCCCCTGGGGTTCGTTGACGCACGTGCATTCACGCTTTTCTTTCGTTCCCGGATGTCCGCAACGCGCAGGCTCCGGGCCCCCCTTCCCCCCCTCTCTTCTTGAACGAAGGTGACCCATGAACTGGTTCAGGCGTCTCAGGCTCGCAGCGCAGCTCCTGCTGGCCTTCATCTGCGTTTCCATGGTTTCCGTGATCGTCGGCGGCATCGCCCTGGGCGGCGCGGGCAGCATCAACGACCGCGCCGAGCATACCTACGAGGACGCCGTGGTGCCCCTCCGGAACATGTCGGGGGCCCTGATCGAGCTGGCCTCCCTGCAGCAGCGCTTCCTCTATGCCGTCATCGCGCGCAGCGAGGAGACCCGCGCCAAGGAGACCCAGAACATGGGCAAGGCCCAGACCCAGATCCTGGACTGGGCCAAGAAGGAGCGGGCCACGGACATGACGCCGGCGGAGACCGAGGCCTGGAAGCGCTTCGACGGGGCCTGGCCGGAGTACCTGGCGGTCCTGGAGAAGGGGCTGGCCTTCGCGAAGGCCAAGAAGGACGATGAGGCCCGGCGGGTGATGGAGGAGGAGGCGCGGCCCCGGTACCTGGCCCTCCGCAAGACCTTCGACGAGATCATCGAGGCCAACCTCGGGGCCGCCGAGAAGGCCACCAAGGCCAACCAGGCCCTCTACGTGTCCTTCCGGGGCACCACCCTGGCGGTCATCGTCGTGGGCTTCGCCCTGTCCATCGGCCTGGGCCTGCTGGTCACCCGGGTGATCCGCGGCCAGGTGGGTGGCGAGCCGAAGGACGCCGCCGACGTGGCCCAGAAGGTGGCCGCCGGCGACCTCACCGTGGAGGTGGACCTGGCCCGGGGCGACACGACGAGCATGATGGCCTCCATCCACGCCATGGTCCTCAAGCTCCGCGAGGTGATCGGGCAGGTGCGCGAGAACGCCGAGTCCCTGGTGGGGGCCTCGGAGCAGCTCAGCTCCACGGCCCAGTCCCTGAGCCAGGGCGCCAGTGAACAGGCCGCCAGCGTGGAGGAGACCAGCGCCTCCATGGAGCAGATGAGCGCGTCCATCGCCCAGAACAACGAGAACGCCAAGGTCACCGGCGACATCGCGACCCGGACGGCCAAGGAAGCGGGTGAAGGCGGCGAGGCCGTGCGGGCCACCGTCGGCGCCATGAAGCAGATCGCCCAGAAGATCGCCATCATCGACGACATCGCCTACCAGACCAACCTCCTGGCCCTCAACGCCGCCATCGAGGCGGGCCGGGCCGGGGAGCACGGCCGCGGCTTCGCCGTGGTGGCCGCCGAGGTCCGCAAGCTGGCCGAGCGCAGCCAGGTGGCGGCCCAGGAAATCGGGGAGGTGGCCACCAGCAGCGTCGAACTCGCGGAACGGGCCGGCAAGCTTCTCGATGCCATCGTGCCCTCCATCCAGAAGACCTCGGACCTGGTCATGGAGATCGCCGCCGCCAGCAGCGAGCAGAACGCGGGGGTCGGCCAGATCAACGGGGCCATCGGGCAGATCAGCCAGGCGGTGGCCCAGAACGCGGCCGCCTCGGAGGAAATGGCCTCCACGTCCGAGGAAGTGAGCGCCCAGGCCGAAGAACTGCAGTCGGTCATGGCCTTCTTCCACCTGGACCGCGGCCCCGCCCGGACGGCGGCTAAGCGGTCGGGCGGCGCCCGCGCGGCCGCCAAGCCCGGGCCGGCCCGGGCCCGGGCCGCCCAGGCTGACGTGGACGAGCGCGAATTCACGAACTTCTGACGGGACCGGATCCCCCGGCATGACAAAGGAGGGCGCCATGGGCGCACCCATGCGTTTGGACAAGCGGGTCCGGGGCCAGGCGAACCTGGAAGCCTCGGCCCAGAAGACCCAGTACCTGGCCTTCGACCTGAACGGCGAAGCCTTCGCCATGGACATCCGGTGCATCAAGGAAGTCATCCAGTACGGGGCCCTGACGGCGGTCCCCCTGATGCCGGACTTCATCCGCGGGGTGATCAACCTGCGGGGCGCCGTGGTGCCCGTGGTGGACCTCTCGGTCCGCTTCGGGCGGACGCCCACGGACGTGGCGCGGCGCACCTGTGTCGTGATCCTGGAGGTGCCCTCGGAGGGCGGGACGGTGGAGTTGGGCATCCTGGTGGACAACGTCAGCGAGGTCCTGGACATCGCCGAGGCGGACATCGAGCCCGCCCCCGCCTTCGGCAGCGCCCTGCGCTCCGAATTCATCGCGGGGGTGGGCAAGGTGGGCGGGCGGTTCGTGATCCTTTTGGACGTGGCCCATGTCCTCTCCATCGAAGAGATGACGGCCCTGGCCTCCTCCTGCGCGCCGACGGAAATTGGGTAAAAATCGGCGTTTCGGAAATTAAACAAATAGGCAAAAATCGACGCCGCATGGCGGTGTGGAGGGGTGTATCCGCCGGGATATAAATGCATTTTTACATGTCGGCCTGAGCATTCCGAGGGATGACCGATGGTCAGTTGGGGCGACGGGTGGCGGGGACGCCCGATGGGCCGGGGCCCGGGCGGACTCCCGCGGGGCGGGCCGGGTGCCGGGAGGCTTAACAGGGTGGAATTTCCGTATTAGCCTTCCCCCATCGTTCTCAGTCGATCCGTTCCGCAGGTGCGACCTGCGTCCCTAGGCCCCAGCTCCCCGGGTTCTGCCCGGTGTTCCTGACCCGCGTCCCCGGACGCGGGGCGGGGGGCCGTGCGCCGGTCCATGGCCGGTTCCAGACCCGTGCCCGACCCCGTCCCTTCTGGAGGTACCCATGTCCTGGTTCAAGTCCCTTCGCCTGGCCACCCAGCTCCTCGTGGGCTTCATCACCGTCGCCTTCCTGGCCGGGGTGGTGGGGGTCATCGGCCTCGTCTACATCCAGTGGCTGGCCAAGGCCGACGCCTACATGTACGAACGGACGATGGCCCCCATGAAGGACGTGGTGGCCATCGTCAGCAATTTCCAGCTGAAGCGCAACACCCTCAGCAAGGTGGTGGCCGCCCCGGACCGGGAGAAGCTGGACGCCCTTCTGGAGGCCCTGCCCAGGCTCGACAAGGCCATCCAGGACGCCAGCGCCTCCTATGCCCGGGGCTTCGTGAACGCCGAGGACAAGGCCGACTTCGAGCGCCTCATGGCCACCTTCGAGGCCTATGACCGGGAGGTGACCGGGCCCACCATCGCGGCGAAGCGCGCCAACAAGGTCGCCGACGCCGTGGCCATCTCCTACAGCGCCCGCGTGGTGCAGCTGGGCGGCGAGGTCAATGCGTGCCTGGACAAGCTGGTCCAGGTGAACCTGGACACGGCCCACCACGTGTCCGAGGCCAATGAAAAGACGGCCACTTCCGCCACCGAAGGGATGGGGGCCGCCATCACCGCCGCCGTGGTCGTCGCCATCGTCCTGGGCCTGCTGGTGACCCGCCTCATCAAGGGCCAGGTGGGGGGCGAGCCCGCGGAGGCGGCCCTCGTGGCGCAGCGGGTGGCCGCCGGCGACCTCACCGTGGAAGTGGCGCTGGCGCCGGGCGACACCACGAGCCTGATGGCCTCCATCCACGGGATGGTGGCCAAGCTCCGGGAGGTCATCGGCCAGGTGCGGGAGACCGCGGGCAGCCTCGTCGGCGCCTCGGAGCAGCTCAGCGCCACGGCCCAGTCCCTGAGCCAGGGCGCCAGT
Encoded here:
- a CDS encoding methyl-accepting chemotaxis protein is translated as MSWFKSLRLATQLLVGFITVAFLAGVVGVIGLVYIQWLAKADAYMYERTMAPMKDVVAIVSNFQLKRNTLSKVVAAPDREKLDALLEALPRLDKAIQDASASYARGFVNAEDKADFERLMATFEAYDREVTGPTIAAKRANKVADAVAISYSARVVQLGGEVNACLDKLVQVNLDTAHHVSEANEKTATSATEGMGAAITAAVVVAIVLGLLVTRLIKGQVGGEPAEAALVAQRVAAGDLTVEVALAPGDTTSLMASIHGMVAKLREVIGQVRETAGSLVGASEQLSATAQSLSQGASEQAASVEETSASMEEMSASIAQNNENAKVTGDIATRTAKEAVEGGEAVRATVGAMKQIAQKIAIIDDIAYQTNLLALNAAIEAGRAGEHGRGFAVVAAEVRKLAERSQVAAQEIGEVATSSVELAERAGQLLDTIVPAIQKTSDLVQEIAAASSEQNAGVGQINGAIGQISHAVAQNAAASEEMASTSEEVSAQAEELQSAMAFFHLAGQPAETRRTRARVAPRAAHAELDERSFTNF